The Treponema medium genome has a window encoding:
- the trxB gene encoding thioredoxin-disulfide reductase, translated as MNTNYDIIVIGAGAAGMAAAQYACRSNLKVLVLEEKAPGGQAILIDSLENYPGYAEPINGFEFSENMRKQATSFGAEFESDKVEAVTKNGDKTFTVQTAGTTYTALAVILATGAEHRSLGVKGEKELQGKGVSYCATCDGPFFRNKHIVVVGGGDAACDEALFLANLTDTVTMVHRRDTFRAQKALVTRTLNNPHITAVFDTTVTEIKGADKVTAVVLRNVKTQEERELSCDAVFLFVGMNPRTELFPDATKDATGYIVTDEDMRTSIEGLYAAGDVRAKSFRQVVTAVADGAIAAHTAAAYIDTLRS; from the coding sequence ATGAATACAAATTATGATATTATCGTTATCGGTGCGGGCGCGGCGGGTATGGCGGCGGCGCAATATGCGTGCCGATCAAACTTAAAAGTATTAGTGCTGGAAGAAAAAGCGCCGGGCGGACAGGCGATTTTAATAGATTCACTTGAAAATTATCCCGGCTATGCCGAACCGATTAACGGCTTTGAATTTTCCGAAAATATGCGTAAACAAGCGACAAGCTTCGGGGCGGAGTTTGAGTCCGATAAGGTGGAAGCCGTTACAAAAAACGGAGATAAAACTTTCACCGTGCAAACCGCCGGAACAACCTACACGGCGCTTGCCGTTATTCTTGCGACGGGGGCGGAGCACCGCAGCCTCGGCGTAAAGGGCGAAAAAGAGCTACAGGGGAAAGGCGTTTCGTACTGCGCTACCTGCGACGGTCCCTTCTTTCGGAACAAACATATCGTTGTGGTTGGCGGAGGGGATGCCGCTTGCGATGAAGCGCTCTTTCTTGCCAATCTGACGGATACCGTTACGATGGTGCACCGCCGCGACACTTTCCGTGCGCAAAAGGCGCTCGTTACCCGGACATTGAACAATCCTCATATAACCGCGGTATTCGATACGACCGTCACGGAAATAAAAGGAGCTGATAAGGTAACGGCAGTTGTACTGCGGAACGTAAAAACGCAGGAGGAGCGGGAACTTTCCTGCGATGCAGTCTTCCTTTTTGTCGGTATGAATCCCAGAACGGAATTATTCCCCGACGCAACGAAGGATGCAACGGGCTATATCGTTACCGATGAGGATATGCGTACCTCTATCGAAGGGCTTTACGCGGCGGGCGATGTGCGCGCTAAGTCTTTCCGGCAGGTAGTTACCGCAGTTGCCGACGGCGCGATTGCCGCTCATACGGCAGCAGCTTACATCGATACCCTGCGCAGTTAA
- a CDS encoding CAP domain-containing protein, whose translation MEKRLFVLLMAFVLFLFSCTTGNNMMAPDTPLSDTRYLAEEVVKELNFVRTNPKRYAAEILEPRLKYFDGNMYSEPGKVRLLTQEGIAPVQECIRVLKTTVAVEPLTLEKGLCRSAQWLADDQARTGALGHTGSDGSDLVTRISRYGTWGILCGENCAYGSVTAREIVVQLLIDDGVPSRGHRINILKQEFKKVGIGFNKTGNAPYGAVTVMDFAGSYISK comes from the coding sequence ATGGAAAAGAGACTATTTGTTTTACTGATGGCATTTGTGCTGTTTTTGTTTTCTTGTACTACCGGCAATAATATGATGGCGCCGGATACGCCGTTAAGTGACACGAGATACCTTGCGGAAGAAGTCGTAAAGGAACTTAACTTTGTGCGGACAAATCCTAAGCGGTATGCGGCGGAAATACTGGAGCCGCGGCTCAAATACTTCGATGGAAATATGTATTCCGAGCCGGGAAAAGTCCGGCTGCTCACCCAAGAAGGTATTGCGCCGGTACAGGAATGTATACGTGTATTAAAGACTACGGTTGCTGTTGAACCTTTAACCTTGGAAAAAGGGCTGTGCCGTTCGGCGCAATGGCTTGCCGATGATCAGGCACGTACCGGAGCACTGGGGCATACGGGGAGCGATGGTTCTGACCTTGTTACCCGTATCAGCCGCTACGGAACATGGGGAATCCTTTGCGGAGAAAATTGTGCTTACGGCAGTGTTACGGCGCGGGAAATCGTTGTTCAGCTTTTGATTGACGATGGAGTGCCGAGTAGGGGACACCGGATTAATATTCTAAAACAAGAATTTAAGAAGGTTGGTATCGGCTTTAACAAAACCGGAAATGCACCTTACGGCGCCGTTACCGTAATGGATTTTGCGGGCAGCTATATTTCAAAATAA
- the thyX gene encoding FAD-dependent thymidylate synthase: MAHCIVPAAEEILDKEYKVLDKGFVRLVDYLGGDARIVQAARVSYGDGTKSVREDAGLIDYLLRHQHTSPFEQVVLTFHIKMPIFVARQWVRHRTARLNEISGRYSIMRDECYLPASEDIAFQSTDNRQGRMSEPAPLEVRTQIRDTLHAQQETAYREYSALIDTKLARELARINLPLSAYTEMYWQIDLHNLFHFLKLRCDSHAQKEIRDYAFVLLEICRNVAPFATKSFEKHILTGVHFSGAELEAVRNLLQGKESGLKGKELERFEEKIRSGEQL; encoded by the coding sequence ATGGCTCATTGTATTGTTCCCGCAGCGGAAGAAATTCTTGATAAAGAATATAAGGTGTTGGACAAAGGCTTTGTCCGGTTGGTTGATTATCTCGGCGGAGATGCGCGTATTGTACAAGCGGCACGGGTGTCGTATGGAGATGGTACAAAAAGTGTTCGCGAAGATGCGGGGCTGATTGATTACCTCTTACGGCATCAGCATACGTCCCCGTTTGAGCAGGTTGTCCTGACCTTCCATATAAAAATGCCGATTTTTGTTGCGCGGCAATGGGTGCGACACCGGACGGCGCGACTTAACGAAATTTCAGGGCGGTATTCGATTATGCGGGATGAATGTTATCTGCCTGCGTCCGAGGATATCGCGTTCCAAAGTACGGATAACCGGCAGGGACGTATGAGCGAACCGGCGCCGCTTGAGGTGCGGACGCAGATACGGGATACCCTGCACGCACAGCAGGAGACGGCCTACCGTGAATACAGTGCCCTTATCGATACAAAACTGGCGCGGGAACTTGCCCGTATCAATTTACCGCTTTCGGCATACACGGAAATGTATTGGCAAATCGATTTACACAACCTCTTTCACTTCTTAAAGCTCCGTTGTGATAGTCATGCTCAAAAGGAAATCCGCGATTACGCCTTTGTGCTGCTGGAGATTTGCCGAAATGTGGCGCCGTTTGCAACAAAATCGTTTGAAAAGCATATCTTAACCGGTGTGCATTTTTCCGGCGCCGAATTGGAAGCCGTGCGCAATCTACTGCAAGGCAAAGAAAGCGGGCTTAAAGGCAAAGAGCTGGAACGCTTTGAAGAAAAAATCCGCTCAGGCGAACAACTATAG
- a CDS encoding putative glycoside hydrolase translates to MKRLLIVFAFVTAMSVHAQDFLLAGTQDGLYKLTSVSAQKIWDTAAVRKIIRNGKTWFFLTDNGIARSDNVTQFEYINDGLPIKVIKKITDGEKSFIKKPQMLKDLEAHPSRSDTLITATNSTVFLSEDGGRHWRNLGCHTPVNGLKAVCVLDLPDAQGNLQLTVLASHSIYGVAWKQPSVSDKWQPLSEGLIPGPESDEEISDIVVYTRQQKQEVYAAQTFTGKLYQLDWTAKRFYAVSDWTDSIAGARCIDGLSPAAMSIVGTKNGGLFEIPLMLPTPAPNRLKGIELTLKRIASKPLSAWIPQRMTRLGKAVSLSELWLFDEGDKTRKTDYLRRATGRKGVYLPAHQARTAAGLQRYFDLLEQNKLDTLIIDMKDDFGFVRYNSQDEEIQAVGAVRPFIQLEDFTAKAKEHNVYLVARIVVFKDKQLYRYRKNIYAVKDKNGKPWQGYKTVDETAEPIEEYWVDPYNENVWKYNTAIAQELIRRGFDEVQFDYIRFPTDGENLYAARFPAQEQGMDKESAIMSFLAYAREKIRAPISIDIYGANGWYRTGARTGQEVEVLADYVDVICPMFYPSHFRQSFLAQQPAEERPYRIYQQGSYRNKIIAHNKVIIRPWTQAFYIPVSYDKKYYNEDYVQRQIIGIKDSIDEGYAYWNNSGRYADIRPDGLPLPQK, encoded by the coding sequence ATGAAACGGCTGTTGATTGTTTTTGCCTTTGTTACTGCGATGTCGGTTCATGCGCAGGATTTCCTTTTGGCAGGTACGCAGGACGGATTATATAAGCTTACATCGGTTTCCGCACAAAAGATTTGGGATACGGCTGCGGTGCGTAAAATTATCAGAAACGGGAAGACATGGTTTTTCCTTACCGATAACGGTATTGCGCGATCGGATAATGTAACGCAGTTTGAGTATATCAACGACGGCCTTCCGATAAAAGTGATAAAAAAGATAACCGACGGCGAAAAATCCTTTATTAAAAAGCCTCAGATGTTGAAAGATTTGGAAGCGCATCCGTCCCGCTCAGATACCCTTATTACCGCCACAAACAGCACTGTGTTTTTAAGCGAAGACGGCGGACGACATTGGCGCAACCTCGGCTGTCATACACCGGTCAACGGATTAAAAGCCGTCTGCGTACTCGATTTGCCGGATGCGCAGGGAAATTTGCAGCTAACCGTCCTTGCCTCGCACTCCATCTACGGGGTGGCATGGAAACAGCCGTCCGTTTCCGACAAATGGCAGCCTTTGAGCGAGGGGCTTATCCCCGGGCCGGAAAGCGATGAAGAAATTTCCGATATTGTCGTGTATACCCGCCAGCAAAAACAAGAGGTATACGCCGCGCAAACGTTTACCGGCAAATTGTACCAGCTCGATTGGACGGCAAAACGCTTCTATGCCGTTTCGGACTGGACAGACAGCATTGCAGGTGCACGCTGTATCGACGGACTCAGCCCTGCTGCAATGTCCATCGTCGGCACTAAAAACGGCGGCCTATTTGAAATACCACTGATGCTGCCGACGCCCGCTCCCAACCGGCTGAAGGGAATAGAACTTACCCTTAAACGCATTGCCTCAAAGCCGCTTTCGGCGTGGATACCGCAGCGGATGACGCGGCTCGGTAAAGCGGTGAGCCTTTCGGAATTGTGGCTGTTCGACGAGGGAGACAAAACACGGAAAACGGACTATCTCCGCCGCGCTACGGGACGAAAAGGGGTATACCTGCCGGCGCATCAGGCACGGACGGCAGCCGGTTTGCAGCGCTACTTCGACCTGCTTGAACAAAATAAGCTTGATACGCTCATCATCGATATGAAGGATGATTTCGGTTTTGTCCGCTACAACTCGCAGGATGAAGAAATACAGGCGGTGGGCGCAGTTCGACCCTTTATTCAGCTTGAAGACTTTACCGCAAAGGCAAAGGAACACAACGTCTATCTTGTCGCCCGCATCGTTGTGTTCAAGGATAAGCAGCTGTACCGGTACCGGAAAAATATATACGCAGTAAAGGATAAAAACGGCAAGCCGTGGCAGGGCTATAAAACCGTTGACGAAACGGCAGAGCCGATTGAAGAATATTGGGTAGACCCCTATAACGAAAACGTGTGGAAGTACAATACGGCAATCGCCCAAGAACTGATTCGGAGAGGTTTTGACGAAGTGCAGTTCGATTATATCCGCTTTCCCACCGACGGGGAAAATCTCTATGCGGCACGGTTTCCGGCACAGGAGCAGGGCATGGATAAGGAAAGTGCAATCATGTCATTCCTTGCCTATGCCCGGGAAAAAATCCGTGCGCCCATTTCAATAGACATTTACGGGGCAAACGGATGGTACCGCACGGGTGCTCGTACCGGTCAAGAAGTGGAAGTGCTTGCCGATTACGTTGATGTGATATGCCCGATGTTTTATCCCAGTCATTTTCGCCAGAGCTTTCTTGCACAACAACCGGCGGAAGAACGCCCGTATCGTATTTATCAGCAGGGTTCATATCGGAATAAGATTATTGCGCACAATAAGGTGATTATCCGGCCGTGGACACAGGCGTTTTATATCCCCGTGTCCTACGATAAAAAGTATTATAATGAAGATTATGTGCAGCGGCAGATTATCGGCATCAAGGATTCCATTGATGAGGGCTATGCCTATTGGAATAATTCCGGCCGTTACGCCGACATCCGCCCCGACGGCCTCCCACTACCGCAGAAATAA
- the pta gene encoding phosphate acetyltransferase, translated as MRFVQIMKDKAKEYHNRLVLPEATEARTLRAARMLVDQQIPAELFLVGKKAEVEEACKKVGVTTDGFTIINPEHSEWTEDFAVALYEKRKAKGMTPEEAKKEMHDPLRFGAMMLAQDKADAMVAGAENTTANVLRAGLTIVGVKKGVKTASSCFIVDTKSTEWGTNGVLIFSDSAVIPNPTAEQLADIATAAAESYRAFVGHEPVVALLSYSTKGSGGDKDESLIKVREAVKLLDERKVNFCYDGELQLDAALIPEVTDRKAPGSPIRDKVNTLIFPDLNSGNIGYKLVQRFAKADAYGPFMQGFAKPLSDLSRGCSTEDIVVTAVVTLVQAGKK; from the coding sequence ATGCGGTTTGTTCAAATAATGAAAGACAAGGCGAAAGAATATCACAATCGCTTGGTTTTGCCTGAAGCAACGGAAGCTCGTACTTTACGTGCAGCTCGTATGCTTGTCGATCAACAAATTCCCGCGGAATTATTTTTAGTCGGAAAGAAAGCCGAGGTTGAAGAAGCCTGCAAAAAAGTAGGGGTTACAACCGATGGTTTTACTATTATCAATCCTGAACATTCCGAATGGACGGAAGATTTTGCTGTAGCATTATACGAAAAACGGAAGGCTAAGGGAATGACGCCTGAGGAAGCAAAAAAAGAGATGCACGATCCTTTACGGTTTGGCGCGATGATGCTCGCACAGGACAAGGCCGATGCGATGGTCGCCGGTGCGGAAAACACCACAGCAAACGTATTGCGTGCAGGTCTTACCATCGTCGGCGTAAAGAAAGGCGTTAAAACTGCTTCTTCCTGCTTTATCGTGGATACAAAGAGTACCGAATGGGGGACAAACGGTGTATTGATTTTCTCGGATTCTGCGGTTATACCCAACCCTACCGCCGAACAGTTAGCGGATATCGCAACTGCGGCAGCCGAAAGTTATCGTGCCTTTGTCGGCCATGAACCTGTTGTTGCACTCCTTTCATATTCGACAAAAGGTTCCGGCGGTGATAAAGATGAAAGCCTCATCAAAGTACGTGAAGCGGTTAAGCTGCTGGATGAACGAAAGGTCAATTTCTGCTATGACGGTGAATTGCAGCTTGATGCAGCGCTCATACCGGAAGTAACCGATAGGAAAGCGCCCGGCAGTCCTATCCGCGATAAGGTAAATACCTTGATATTCCCCGATCTTAATTCCGGAAATATCGGGTATAAGTTGGTACAGCGCTTTGCAAAAGCAGATGCTTACGGCCCCTTTATGCAGGGGTTTGCGAAACCGTTATCGGATTTGTCCCGCGGCTGTTCAACCGAAGATATTGTCGTAACGGCAGTTGTAACACTCGTACAGGCCGGTAAAAAATAA
- a CDS encoding glycoside hydrolase family 3 protein: MHRKHLFAAVLFGAALLVVPQFNTQLNAQAQTTVLKTLPDFYDAVPAAELAGRITEAMTDEELLSQTFMFGWAGQAPTDLLMSWITERSLGSIKIFGWNTEDSVELAKAISLLQKKANSTRFRIPLFVATDQEGGWIRHVKGRTSETPGNLAIGASGYPIDAYYEGFYIARELSALGINLNFAPTVDLYTNHESSIIGPRSFGQSPEAAGILARAFMQGSKKAGVLTTAKHFPGHGDTALDSHGKLPSIDISKETFYNRELVPFQYLIEAEVPAIMTGHLHFPAVSEHGEPASFSQYLLQTVLRGRLGFKGLVITDDMMMHGAIRYAGTVAKAVQLALEAGNDIIESSTTPRLYDAFWTENLQRMQTNEAFRLRVKDAAYRIIETKLRYFKSGNAVPLYPDVYAIPEKLPDAEGQAFFLSLAARAITVVRGKYIPYIPKTGEKILLAGSYSAFLQAGLKRFPAAKTSNLSDGIFTKAAASDTVIFCLANESSLQVLQRLYKAYPNKRYIIFSCLSPVFLSGIPEIPTAIALYSYAPVSFTAGFGALLGDFKPQGHLPLDGIN, encoded by the coding sequence TTGCACCGTAAACATCTTTTTGCCGCCGTCTTATTCGGCGCCGCACTGCTGGTAGTACCACAGTTCAACACTCAACTGAATGCTCAAGCTCAAACTACTGTACTTAAAACCCTGCCCGATTTTTACGACGCAGTACCCGCCGCGGAACTTGCCGGCCGGATTACGGAGGCGATGACCGACGAAGAGCTGCTATCCCAAACGTTTATGTTCGGATGGGCGGGGCAGGCGCCGACCGACCTTTTAATGAGCTGGATTACCGAGCGAAGCCTCGGCAGTATCAAAATATTCGGCTGGAATACTGAGGACAGCGTTGAACTAGCGAAAGCTATCAGCCTTTTACAAAAAAAGGCCAACAGTACCCGCTTCCGTATCCCGCTCTTTGTTGCAACCGATCAGGAAGGCGGCTGGATACGCCACGTTAAAGGACGCACGTCGGAAACGCCCGGTAATCTCGCTATCGGCGCCTCCGGTTATCCGATAGACGCCTACTACGAAGGCTTTTATATTGCCCGAGAGCTTTCAGCGCTTGGCATCAATCTCAATTTTGCACCGACAGTAGACCTCTATACCAATCATGAATCTTCTATTATTGGGCCGCGTTCTTTCGGGCAATCGCCGGAGGCAGCGGGAATTTTAGCCCGTGCCTTTATGCAGGGGAGTAAAAAGGCAGGCGTACTGACCACTGCCAAGCATTTTCCCGGACACGGGGACACCGCGCTTGATAGCCACGGAAAGCTGCCGAGCATTGACATCTCCAAAGAGACCTTCTATAACCGCGAACTGGTACCGTTTCAATACCTTATCGAAGCGGAGGTGCCGGCAATTATGACCGGACATTTACACTTTCCCGCCGTATCCGAACACGGAGAGCCTGCCTCGTTCTCTCAATATTTACTGCAAACCGTGCTACGCGGACGGCTCGGATTTAAAGGCTTGGTTATCACCGACGATATGATGATGCACGGAGCAATCCGTTATGCCGGCACAGTTGCCAAAGCGGTACAGCTCGCACTGGAGGCGGGAAACGATATTATCGAATCTTCTACTACGCCGCGTCTCTATGATGCATTTTGGACGGAAAATTTACAGCGGATGCAGACCAACGAAGCTTTCAGGTTGCGGGTTAAGGATGCGGCCTACAGAATTATCGAAACAAAACTCCGGTATTTTAAAAGCGGCAATGCAGTACCGCTGTATCCCGATGTATATGCTATTCCCGAAAAGCTGCCCGACGCCGAAGGACAGGCATTCTTTCTTTCTCTTGCCGCACGAGCGATTACCGTTGTTCGCGGCAAATACATTCCGTATATACCTAAAACCGGGGAAAAGATACTGCTTGCCGGTTCATATTCCGCTTTTTTACAGGCAGGGTTAAAACGTTTTCCCGCCGCCAAAACGAGTAATCTGTCGGACGGCATTTTTACCAAGGCGGCTGCAAGTGATACTGTCATCTTCTGCCTTGCAAACGAGTCATCGCTCCAAGTCTTACAGCGGCTCTATAAAGCCTATCCTAACAAACGGTATATTATTTTCTCCTGCCTTTCGCCGGTGTTCTTGTCGGGTATCCCGGAGATACCCACGGCGATTGCTCTTTACAGCTACGCGCCGGTCTCGTTTACCGCGGGTTTCGGAGCATTGCTCGGCGATTTTAAACCGCAGGGGCATCTCCCGCTTGACGGTATCAATTAA
- a CDS encoding SpoIIE family protein phosphatase, with translation MDASKKALDNTKKYKPTVNLWNSVRIKFIVIIVVILLVVIASVATALAIAIIRPYKDLLSNSLLLQTKILLDNLELRVQAHFSDPNQEDFDLLLLNRVTFPEAKYVVVTGRSTLPGQTGLHYVLATDYQDITKMINTHRYIPGESQFYPEGIEEISQKLTHINNEASIIVQQHIDSIRLLTDEMETLEMQRDPYVLKRQTEIQANIRHLESKLQANLSALADQGFGSYPDYSMHNLSKKRTEYLFYEPIIYYNPENPHDSVQGIVFVDISVENLLKKINEQQNRLIRIIVKISLVVLIAGISTAWLFSSLFVRPLGLLAAHVALIRDTEDKEKLAGRSVQVTSRDEFGMLGTTINDMTERLAAAAAISKDLKVGKEIQKMFIPLDISSSGRKLTTGSHRDLYSEFFGYYEGAHGVSGDYFDYRKLDAFHYAVIKCDVAGKGVPAALIMVEVATLFQNYFQNWNYKRDGYNLSGIVMRINDVIESHGFVGRFAAFTLCIINMRVGDAYFCNAGDNIVHIYDKQARRLKSYTLRSGSAAGAFSSEMINLNGGYPVEKIHLNCGDILFLYTDGIEESKRKLRVPISKTKDGSDPILLEDNGDSSHLLGTDSETLGKDRVEAIIEAVFARKKFTLKKRQSDLMYEQMDFDFSSCNGTIEDAVLALISVEKVFRMYKDASAQSFDCVQVDKKIDTFLSKYFLQYDIYCCDKEPHPIYDEYFYYKQIKEDIQYDDLTILGIARRVPV, from the coding sequence ATGGACGCAAGCAAAAAGGCACTTGACAACACAAAAAAATACAAACCAACGGTAAATTTATGGAATAGTGTCCGTATAAAATTTATCGTTATCATCGTTGTTATTTTACTTGTTGTTATTGCCAGTGTCGCTACAGCTCTCGCAATTGCCATTATCCGCCCGTATAAAGATTTACTTTCAAACAGTCTTCTGTTGCAAACAAAAATATTGCTCGATAACCTTGAATTGCGGGTTCAAGCTCATTTTTCGGATCCCAATCAGGAAGATTTTGATCTTTTGTTATTGAATCGCGTTACCTTCCCCGAAGCAAAATATGTCGTTGTTACTGGTAGGAGTACTCTTCCGGGACAGACAGGGCTTCACTATGTCCTTGCGACTGACTATCAGGATATCACTAAAATGATTAATACTCATCGGTATATTCCCGGAGAGTCTCAGTTTTATCCTGAAGGAATTGAAGAAATCTCACAAAAGTTGACGCATATTAATAACGAGGCCTCAATAATCGTTCAGCAGCACATCGATTCGATTCGACTGCTCACGGATGAGATGGAAACGCTGGAAATGCAACGGGATCCGTATGTACTTAAACGCCAAACTGAAATTCAGGCAAACATCAGGCATCTGGAATCAAAGTTGCAAGCTAATCTTTCGGCGTTGGCCGATCAAGGTTTTGGTTCATACCCTGATTATTCAATGCATAATCTTTCAAAAAAACGAACAGAATATTTGTTTTACGAACCGATTATCTATTATAACCCTGAAAATCCGCATGATAGTGTACAGGGTATTGTATTTGTTGATATTTCGGTGGAAAATTTGCTAAAAAAAATAAACGAACAGCAAAATCGATTAATTCGCATTATTGTCAAAATCTCATTGGTCGTGTTGATTGCAGGTATCTCTACCGCATGGCTTTTTAGTTCATTATTTGTACGGCCGCTTGGTCTTTTAGCAGCGCATGTTGCGTTAATCCGCGACACCGAAGATAAAGAGAAGCTGGCCGGTAGATCGGTTCAAGTTACCTCGCGGGACGAATTTGGAATGCTGGGAACAACGATTAACGATATGACTGAAAGATTAGCCGCTGCTGCTGCTATTTCTAAAGATTTAAAGGTCGGGAAAGAAATACAAAAGATGTTTATCCCGCTGGACATCAGTTCCTCCGGTAGGAAGCTGACAACGGGTAGCCACCGTGACCTCTATTCCGAGTTTTTCGGGTATTACGAAGGCGCACACGGTGTTTCGGGGGATTATTTTGATTATAGAAAATTGGATGCCTTCCACTATGCTGTTATAAAGTGCGATGTTGCAGGAAAGGGAGTTCCCGCTGCCCTTATTATGGTAGAAGTAGCGACTTTGTTCCAAAATTATTTTCAAAATTGGAACTACAAACGCGATGGCTATAACCTGAGCGGTATCGTTATGCGAATTAATGATGTTATCGAATCGCACGGATTTGTGGGGCGTTTTGCCGCATTCACCCTTTGTATTATCAATATGCGTGTTGGCGATGCTTATTTCTGTAATGCGGGCGATAATATCGTTCATATTTACGATAAGCAGGCACGACGTTTAAAAAGCTATACACTGCGTTCAGGTTCTGCGGCTGGCGCCTTTTCTTCAGAGATGATAAATCTTAACGGCGGATACCCTGTTGAAAAAATACACTTGAATTGTGGAGATATACTGTTCCTTTATACTGATGGTATTGAAGAATCGAAACGAAAGCTTCGTGTGCCGATTTCGAAGACGAAGGATGGTTCCGATCCTATACTGTTGGAGGATAATGGCGATAGTAGTCATCTGCTGGGTACCGACAGCGAAACATTGGGAAAAGATAGGGTTGAAGCGATTATTGAGGCTGTTTTTGCCCGAAAAAAATTCACGCTGAAAAAACGACAGAGTGATCTTATGTATGAGCAGATGGATTTCGATTTCTCCTCGTGTAACGGAACGATTGAAGACGCCGTTCTGGCACTGATTTCAGTTGAGAAAGTCTTTAGAATGTATAAAGATGCCTCCGCGCAATCCTTTGATTGTGTGCAGGTGGATAAAAAAATCGATACGTTCTTGAGCAAATACTTCCTACAGTACGATATCTATTGTTGTGATAAGGAACCGCATCCTATTTACGATGAATATTTTTACTACAAACAAATAAAAGAAGATATTCAATACGATGATTTGACCATTCTCGGGATTGCACGTCGAGTTCCTGTTTAA
- a CDS encoding helix-turn-helix domain-containing protein codes for MDYYASYKNSKDPSLLRKELVSYALKYGNKKAAQHFQTTIKTVRKWRKRWQEQKGVGLKDRSKKPEKSPRMMKKYWQFKIKALAEKATADNKRINGVMIKREYGIPYSLKTVVKYLKQYYKLPSKKTHREKKRNMREVKDKYRAFEKIQVDIKYLDDIPEFYHDFMQFHLPKYQITARCIKTGALFIGYTQQHSSTSTAIFIYRLFTHLKHYGIKPAEITIQTDNGTEFTAPWNSLKKTLFTKVIEVSFTSTHKTIPVGAKTYQSDVESSHRLIEDEFYACRYFSSAQDFLKQAHQYQNHFNFTRFNTYKNGSPVQLLQQAAPLINRDVLNFKPVLVDTFFHLYKNEFRLLAS; via the coding sequence ATGGATTATTACGCATCTTATAAAAACAGTAAAGACCCCTCGTTGTTAAGAAAAGAGTTGGTCAGCTACGCGCTAAAGTACGGCAACAAAAAAGCTGCACAGCACTTTCAAACAACCATAAAAACAGTCAGAAAATGGAGAAAACGCTGGCAAGAACAAAAAGGAGTAGGACTCAAAGACCGGTCTAAAAAACCTGAAAAAAGCCCTCGCATGATGAAAAAGTATTGGCAATTCAAAATAAAAGCTCTAGCAGAAAAGGCAACCGCAGATAATAAACGTATTAACGGAGTAATGATTAAACGTGAGTATGGCATTCCTTACTCCCTCAAGACGGTTGTCAAATATTTAAAACAATACTACAAACTCCCGAGCAAAAAAACTCATCGAGAAAAAAAGCGCAATATGCGGGAAGTTAAAGATAAATATCGTGCATTTGAAAAAATACAGGTAGATATCAAATATTTGGATGATATTCCTGAATTTTATCACGATTTTATGCAGTTCCACTTACCAAAATACCAAATAACCGCTCGTTGTATCAAAACAGGGGCTTTATTTATCGGCTACACACAGCAACACAGCAGTACCAGTACCGCCATTTTCATCTATCGGCTGTTCACTCATCTCAAGCACTATGGCATCAAGCCAGCTGAAATAACAATCCAAACCGACAATGGTACTGAGTTTACTGCTCCATGGAATAGTCTCAAAAAAACACTTTTTACCAAAGTTATTGAAGTTTCTTTTACTTCTACGCATAAAACCATTCCCGTCGGGGCTAAGACCTATCAAAGCGATGTGGAAAGTTCTCATCGGCTTATCGAAGATGAATTTTACGCCTGCCGGTATTTTTCCAGTGCTCAAGACTTTTTGAAACAAGCGCATCAGTACCAGAACCACTTTAACTTTACTCGGTTTAATACCTATAAAAACGGCTCGCCCGTACAGCTTTTACAACAGGCTGCACCTCTTATTAACCGCGATGTTTTGAACTTTAAACCCGTTCTGGTTGACACGTTCTTTCATCTGTATAAAAATGAATTTAGATTGCTTGCCTCTTAG
- a CDS encoding RNA recognition motif domain-containing protein, translated as MAQKIYVGNLNYATTEEGLSNLFGTYGEVVSAVVIKDKFSNRSKGFGFVEMADEGAAQNAIAELNEKEFEGRRLRVNVAQEKPRRTYP; from the coding sequence ATGGCTCAGAAAATCTATGTAGGGAATTTAAACTACGCAACCACGGAAGAAGGTTTGTCAAACTTGTTTGGCACTTACGGCGAAGTTGTCTCGGCAGTTGTAATTAAAGACAAGTTCAGCAATCGTTCAAAGGGATTCGGATTTGTTGAAATGGCTGATGAGGGAGCTGCGCAAAATGCTATTGCAGAATTAAACGAAAAGGAATTCGAAGGACGCCGTCTCCGTGTTAATGTCGCTCAGGAGAAACCCCGCCGCACCTATCCCTAA